A DNA window from Hydractinia symbiolongicarpus strain clone_291-10 chromosome 6, HSymV2.1, whole genome shotgun sequence contains the following coding sequences:
- the LOC130647926 gene encoding 26S proteasome non-ATPase regulatory subunit 14-like, giving the protein MERILRLGAGGLGGVGQNANPDAAMVDTAEQVYISSLALLKMLKHGRAGVPMEVMGLMLGEFVDDYTVRVIDVFAMPQSGTGVSVEAVDPVFQAKMLDMLRQTGRPEMVVGWYHSHPGFGCWLSGVDINTQQSFEALSDRAVAVVVDPIQSVKGKVVIDAFRLINPNAMVLGPEPRQTTSNLGHLQKPSIQALIHGLNRHYYSIAINYRKNELEQKMLLNLHKKTWMDGLNLKDYHEHCQANENTVKTMLELVKNYHKALEDEETMTPQQLAIKNVGKQDPKRHLEESVDDTMTSNIVQTLGAMLDTISF; this is encoded by the exons aatgCCAACCCTGATGCTGCAATGGTTGACACTGCCGAACAAGTTTATATATCATCTCTAGCTTTACTTAAG atgtTAAAGCATG GGAGAGCTGGGGTTCCTATGGAAGTTATGGGCTTAATGTTAGGCGAATTTGTTGACGATTATACAGTCCGTGTTATCGATGTATTCGCCATGCCGCAGTCAGGAACA GGTGTAAGTGTAGAGGCTGTAGATCCTGTTTTTCAAGCCAAAATGTTGGATATGCTGCGACAAACGGGAAG GCCAGAAATGGTCGTCGGCTGGTACCATTCCCATCCAGGTTTCGGTTGTTGGCTTTCTGGCGTTGATATAAACACACAACAAAGTTTTGAAGCTCTCTCTGACCGTGCAGTTGCAGTGGTAGTTGATCCTATCCAGAGTGTGAAAGgaaag GTTGTCATAGATGCATTTAGACTCATTAACCCAAACGCGATGGTGTTAGGACCAGAACCTCGTCAAACTACTTCAAACTTAGGTCATTTACAGAAACCTTCAATACAG gcaTTAATCCATGGTTTAAATCGTCACTACTATTCTATAGCGATAAATTATCGAAAAAATGAACTAGAGCAAAAG ATGTTGTTAAATCTTCATAAAAAGACTTGGATGGATGGTCTAAATTTGAAAGATTACCACGAACACTGCCAAGCCAATGAAAATACCGTTAAAACTATGTTAGAGTTAGTGAAAAATTACCATAAG GCGCTGGAAGACGAAGAGACTATGACTCCACAACAATTAGCCATCAAGAATGTTGGAAAACAA GATCCTAAACGTCATCTAGAAGAAAGTGTCGATGATACCATGACGTCCAACATTGTTCAAACCCTCGGTGCAATGTTGGACACGATAAGTTTTTAG